The following proteins come from a genomic window of Pseudomonas sp. Z8(2022):
- the cysW gene encoding sulfate ABC transporter permease subunit CysW, which translates to MKKPQDWRQWALVVLGLAVVVVLLLMPLALIFTKALGGGLELLWSNLNEDYMLHAIGLTLLVAVITVPLNLCFGICLAWCVTHYDFRGRKLLTTLIDIPYAVSPVVAGLCYLVVYGLESFIGRWFYDHGMQLMFAWPGIVMVTVFVTAPYVARILIPVMQTQGQDEETAAMCLGASGWQIFRRISLPKIKWALLYGVVVTNARAVGEFGAVSVVSGTIINQTLTLPLLVDQLNNDYKPAAAFTAAGLLACMALLTLFLKTFMEWRQRRLMQRAEA; encoded by the coding sequence ATGAAAAAGCCTCAGGATTGGCGCCAGTGGGCGCTGGTAGTACTCGGTCTGGCGGTAGTGGTTGTTTTGCTGCTGATGCCGCTGGCCCTGATCTTCACCAAGGCGCTGGGCGGCGGCCTGGAACTGCTGTGGAGCAATCTCAACGAGGACTACATGCTCCACGCCATCGGCCTGACGCTGCTGGTGGCAGTGATCACCGTGCCGTTGAACCTGTGCTTCGGCATCTGCCTGGCGTGGTGCGTGACCCATTACGACTTCCGCGGACGCAAGCTGCTGACCACCCTGATCGACATCCCCTACGCGGTATCGCCGGTGGTTGCCGGTCTCTGCTATCTGGTGGTTTACGGCCTGGAAAGCTTCATCGGCCGCTGGTTCTACGATCACGGCATGCAGCTGATGTTCGCCTGGCCGGGCATCGTCATGGTCACGGTGTTCGTTACCGCCCCCTACGTGGCGCGCATCCTGATTCCGGTGATGCAGACTCAGGGCCAGGATGAGGAAACCGCCGCGATGTGCCTGGGCGCCAGCGGCTGGCAGATCTTCCGCCGCATCAGCCTGCCGAAGATCAAATGGGCGCTGCTCTACGGCGTGGTGGTGACCAACGCGCGTGCGGTGGGCGAGTTCGGCGCGGTGTCGGTGGTTTCCGGCACCATCATCAACCAGACCCTGACCCTGCCGCTGCTGGTCGACCAGCTCAACAACGACTACAAGCCGGCTGCAGCCTTCACCGCCGCGGGCCTGCTGGCCTGCATGGCGCTGCTCACCCTGTTCCTCAAGACCTTCATGGAATGGCGCCAGCGCCGCCTGATGCAGCGCGCCGAGGCGTGA
- a CDS encoding putative bifunctional diguanylate cyclase/phosphodiesterase gives MRIDTAALRLTLGYLLLAGLWICLSDQLLATLGLSVELQERLQSFKGLLFVVLTSALLYLVLHRHAQQFRTARLQLASNEERLRLALDATRDGLWDWDVSKRRIFFSEGYAKLLGLTPQTLGDTREDWAARLHPDDQEHALHALNAELHDQSYENIYRLRHADGSYRWIHSRGRLLRDEKGQPQRFIGIASDITQQRAIDDSLRQAAAVFDATQEGVLVTDAKQCIVHVNPAFSRITGYSSEEILGRRPTVLKSGRHDADFYQSLWQALKNRGAWSGEVWNRRKSGEIYPQWQCIRVIRDEQGRISHYVAVFSDITALKRSQRELDYLAHHDPLSNLPNRLLFTERVAHALERSKIEESCGAVLLIDLDHFKHINESLGHNVGDLLLKSVGERLQLDLPSGCTLARLGGDEFGLLSEDCAEAAQAAEMAQRLLRSLEAPFLLEGHELYIGASIGISLFPEDADSVEQILRNADSALFKAKSSGREGYAFYVQELTDYARQRVELASSLRQALDHQELRVYYQPLHDLQDGRLVGTEALVRWQHPQRGLIPPSEFIPIAEDNGMIGVIDAWVLEQACQQMVRWNAEEHSLRFVAVNVSSRLFSRGDLAQKVASVLAETGLPPEQLELEVTESAIMEDPDAALKILTSLRALGVRLAIDDFGTGYSSLARLKRLPVDKLKLDQSFVRGLPDAPEDAAIARAVIALGKTLGLKVLAEGIEQRAQADFLRELGCNYGQGYHFGHPQPVDTGDSTTPGGTGTTNPTSDAERGRSS, from the coding sequence ATGCGTATCGACACCGCCGCCTTGCGTCTGACCCTGGGCTACCTGCTACTGGCCGGTCTGTGGATCTGTCTCAGTGATCAGCTGCTCGCAACCCTGGGGCTCTCCGTGGAGCTGCAGGAGCGCCTGCAGTCGTTCAAGGGACTGCTCTTCGTTGTGCTGACCAGCGCGCTGCTTTACCTGGTTCTGCACCGACATGCCCAGCAGTTCCGCACTGCACGTCTGCAGCTGGCCAGCAATGAGGAGCGTCTGCGCCTGGCACTGGATGCCACTCGCGACGGGCTCTGGGACTGGGACGTTTCCAAGCGCCGCATCTTCTTTTCCGAAGGCTACGCCAAATTGCTCGGGCTGACCCCGCAAACGCTCGGTGATACCCGCGAGGACTGGGCCGCACGCCTGCATCCGGATGATCAGGAACACGCGCTGCACGCGCTCAATGCCGAGTTGCACGACCAGTCCTACGAGAATATCTACCGCCTGCGCCATGCCGATGGCAGCTATCGCTGGATTCACTCCCGTGGCCGCTTGCTGCGCGATGAGAAGGGTCAGCCCCAACGCTTCATCGGCATTGCCTCCGACATCACCCAGCAACGTGCCATCGACGACAGCCTGCGCCAGGCCGCAGCGGTGTTCGACGCCACCCAGGAAGGTGTGCTGGTCACCGATGCGAAACAGTGCATCGTTCACGTCAACCCTGCCTTTAGCCGCATCACCGGCTACAGCAGCGAGGAGATTCTCGGGCGCAGGCCAACGGTACTCAAATCCGGTCGCCACGACGCCGACTTCTACCAGAGCCTGTGGCAGGCCCTGAAAAACCGCGGTGCCTGGAGCGGCGAGGTGTGGAACCGACGCAAGAGCGGCGAAATCTACCCGCAGTGGCAATGCATTCGCGTGATTCGTGACGAACAGGGGCGGATCAGCCATTACGTGGCGGTCTTCTCCGATATCACCGCGCTCAAGCGTTCGCAGCGGGAGCTGGATTACCTGGCTCACCACGACCCACTGAGCAATCTGCCCAACCGTCTGCTGTTTACCGAACGCGTCGCCCACGCGCTGGAGCGCAGCAAGATCGAAGAGTCGTGCGGCGCCGTGCTGCTGATCGATCTCGATCACTTCAAGCACATCAACGAAAGTCTTGGCCACAATGTCGGCGATCTGCTGCTCAAGAGCGTTGGTGAGCGTCTGCAGCTGGACCTGCCCAGTGGTTGCACCCTGGCCCGACTGGGCGGTGACGAGTTCGGCCTGCTCAGCGAAGACTGCGCCGAAGCCGCACAAGCCGCCGAAATGGCGCAGCGCCTGTTGCGCAGCCTGGAGGCTCCCTTCCTGCTCGAAGGCCACGAGCTCTACATCGGTGCAAGTATCGGCATCAGCCTGTTTCCCGAAGACGCCGACAGCGTCGAACAGATACTGCGCAATGCCGACTCGGCCCTGTTCAAGGCCAAGAGTAGCGGCCGCGAAGGCTATGCCTTCTACGTGCAGGAACTGACCGACTATGCCCGTCAGCGCGTGGAACTGGCCAGCAGCCTGCGTCAGGCTCTGGATCATCAGGAGCTGCGCGTCTACTACCAGCCCCTGCACGACCTGCAGGACGGCCGCCTGGTGGGCACGGAAGCCCTGGTGCGCTGGCAGCATCCGCAACGCGGCCTGATTCCGCCCAGCGAGTTCATCCCGATTGCCGAAGACAACGGCATGATCGGCGTCATCGACGCCTGGGTACTGGAGCAGGCCTGCCAGCAGATGGTGCGCTGGAATGCCGAAGAACATTCGCTGAGGTTCGTAGCGGTGAACGTTTCCAGTCGGCTGTTCAGCCGGGGAGATCTTGCCCAGAAAGTCGCCAGCGTGCTCGCCGAAACCGGCCTGCCCCCCGAGCAGCTGGAACTGGAAGTAACCGAAAGCGCGATCATGGAAGACCCCGACGCCGCGCTGAAGATACTGACCAGCCTGCGCGCGCTGGGCGTGCGCCTGGCGATCGATGACTTCGGTACCGGCTACAGTTCGCTGGCGCGCCTCAAGCGTCTGCCGGTGGACAAGCTCAAGCTCGACCAGAGCTTTGTCCGCGGCCTGCCCGACGCCCCCGAGGACGCGGCCATCGCCCGTGCAGTGATCGCGCTGGGCAAGACCCTGGGCCTCAAGGTCCTCGCCGAGGGCATCGAACAGCGGGCTCAGGCCGACTTCCTGCGAGAACTGGGCTGCAACTACGGCCAGGGTTATCACTTCGGCCATCCGCAACCGGTAGACACCGGCGACAGCACCACACCCGGCGGCACGGGAACCACCAACCCGACATCAGACGCTGAACGGGGGCGCAGTTCTTGA
- the desA gene encoding delta-9 fatty acid desaturase DesA, producing MWYNGLLDLSVWQLVAATLLMTHVTIVSVTVYLHRYSAHRALELHPALKHFFRFWLWLTTGQNTREWTAIHRKHHAKCETADDPHSPVVKGLGTVLRKGAELYQEEAKNQETLRIYGKNCPDDWIERNVYSRYPIGGVILMAIIDLALFGVLGITVWAVQMMWIPVWAAGVINGLGHAIGYRNFECRDAATNLVPWGILIGGEELHNNHHTYPNSAKLSVRKWEFDMGWAWIKLFSFFGLAKVQRVAPIAHRVEGKGHLDMDTAMAILNNRFQIMAQYRKLVIAPLVKQEVAKADESVRHLFRRAKRLLSREPSLLEDQHHARIADMLAQSQALKVIYEKRLALQQIWVKTSSNGHDMLEAIKEWVHEAEASGIQSLREFAEQLKTYSLRPANATA from the coding sequence ATGTGGTACAACGGTTTACTCGACCTGTCGGTCTGGCAGCTGGTGGCTGCGACCCTGCTGATGACACACGTGACCATCGTCAGCGTCACTGTCTATCTGCACCGCTACTCTGCGCACCGGGCATTGGAACTGCACCCGGCGCTCAAGCATTTCTTCCGTTTCTGGCTGTGGCTGACCACTGGCCAGAACACCCGCGAGTGGACCGCGATTCACCGTAAGCATCACGCCAAGTGCGAAACCGCCGATGATCCGCATAGTCCGGTCGTCAAAGGTCTGGGCACCGTACTGCGTAAAGGTGCCGAACTCTATCAGGAAGAGGCGAAGAACCAGGAAACTTTGCGCATTTACGGCAAGAACTGCCCGGATGACTGGATCGAACGCAATGTTTACAGCCGTTACCCGATTGGCGGCGTGATCCTGATGGCGATCATCGACCTGGCCCTGTTCGGCGTACTCGGCATCACGGTGTGGGCCGTGCAGATGATGTGGATTCCGGTATGGGCCGCAGGCGTCATCAACGGCCTGGGCCATGCCATCGGTTATCGCAACTTCGAGTGCCGCGACGCGGCCACCAATCTGGTGCCCTGGGGCATCCTGATCGGTGGTGAGGAGCTGCACAACAACCACCACACCTATCCCAACTCCGCCAAGCTCTCGGTGAGGAAGTGGGAGTTCGACATGGGCTGGGCCTGGATCAAGCTGTTCAGCTTCTTCGGTTTGGCCAAGGTGCAGCGCGTCGCGCCCATCGCCCATCGTGTCGAAGGCAAGGGTCATCTGGACATGGATACCGCCATGGCCATTCTCAACAACCGTTTCCAGATCATGGCGCAGTACCGCAAGCTGGTGATTGCCCCTCTGGTCAAGCAGGAAGTGGCCAAGGCCGACGAATCCGTTCGTCACCTGTTCCGCCGCGCCAAGCGTCTGCTGTCGCGTGAGCCGAGCCTGCTGGAAGATCAGCACCACGCGCGCATCGCCGACATGCTGGCGCAGAGTCAGGCACTCAAGGTGATCTACGAGAAGCGTCTGGCGCTGCAGCAGATCTGGGTCAAGACCAGCAGCAACGGCCACGACATGCTTGAGGCCATCAAGGAGTGGGTGCATGAGGCCGAGGCCAGTGGCATCCAGTCACTGCGAGAGTTTGCCGAGCAGCTCAAGACGTACTCACTGCGACCGGCCAACGCCACTGCCTGA
- a CDS encoding sensor domain-containing diguanylate cyclase, whose product MDDQGNAVSELEELTLALLHSRAEVERLGEREQLFSSLLASVNAVLWAFDWSEQRMIYVSPAYERIFGRSAALLLADYGEWRNSIYPDDLDYAAESLAKVLETGAVESREYRIIRADGQLRWLSDKCFVSPRLGTEQGSVIVGIAEDITEKKRLEGELHRLATTDVLTQSSNRRHFFECARREFEHARKFGSPLAFLLLDLDDFKKINDHYGHQIGDEVLRRLAQCGSNALRRGDLFGRIGGEEFAALFPGCEQDVALQVAERLQREVQRLSFQHKGTSFGITVSQGLTSLLATDVNLDALYARADAAMYLAKRQGKNQIVLG is encoded by the coding sequence ATGGACGATCAAGGCAACGCTGTTTCCGAGTTGGAAGAACTTACTCTGGCTCTGCTGCATAGTCGGGCTGAAGTCGAGCGCCTGGGCGAGCGCGAGCAGCTGTTCAGCAGCCTGCTCGCCAGCGTCAATGCCGTGCTCTGGGCTTTCGACTGGAGCGAGCAGCGGATGATCTACGTCAGCCCGGCCTACGAGCGCATCTTCGGCCGTTCTGCCGCGTTGCTTCTGGCCGATTACGGCGAATGGCGCAACAGCATCTACCCGGATGATCTCGACTACGCAGCCGAAAGCCTGGCCAAGGTGCTGGAAACCGGCGCGGTGGAGTCTCGCGAGTACCGCATCATCCGCGCCGATGGCCAGCTGCGCTGGCTCAGTGACAAGTGTTTCGTCAGCCCCAGGCTGGGTACCGAGCAGGGCAGTGTGATCGTCGGCATTGCCGAGGACATCACCGAGAAGAAGCGTCTGGAAGGTGAGCTGCATCGCCTGGCTACCACCGATGTGCTCACCCAGAGCAGCAACCGCAGGCACTTCTTCGAGTGCGCCCGCCGCGAATTCGAGCACGCACGCAAGTTCGGCAGCCCGCTGGCCTTTCTGCTGCTCGATCTCGATGATTTCAAGAAGATCAATGACCATTACGGGCATCAGATCGGCGACGAGGTGTTGCGTCGTCTGGCTCAGTGCGGCAGTAATGCCTTGCGCCGCGGCGATCTGTTCGGGCGTATCGGTGGGGAAGAGTTCGCCGCTTTGTTCCCGGGCTGTGAGCAGGACGTAGCCTTGCAGGTCGCCGAAAGGCTGCAGCGTGAGGTGCAACGACTCAGCTTTCAGCATAAGGGCACCAGTTTCGGCATTACCGTCAGCCAGGGGCTGACCAGCCTGCTGGCAACCGATGTCAATCTGGATGCTCTCTACGCTCGCGCGGACGCCGCCATGTATCTGGCCAAGCGACAGGGGAAAAATCAGATCGTACTGGGATGA
- a CDS encoding OprD family porin yields MRKTSLALAVAASTLGLSQVAFADFVGDSKASLTLRNFYFDHDVKNTANNDAAAREWGQGFILNYQSGFTEGTVGFGVDAVGMLGVRLDGGGRVGKADRDRNPGALFPLESDGSAVEDFSKGGLTGKVRFSKTEARIGTLMPKLPILTSNDGRLLPQMFEGGMITSNEIENLTLTAGQIEHAVGRASSNSTSLSIDGRSVGQADSNKFYFGGGDWKINQDLTAQYYYANLEDFYKQHFAGLGHNLALGEGSLKTDLRYFRSTSDGKNGSAAGRAAGYTANTTFGDGTGEVDNNTWSAAFTYSLRGHALMLGYQRVSEDSNFVQLNQGGVEGSAGASVYLLTDRLIHNFTRAGERTTFGQYSYDFASLGVPGLKASVAYLKGTNIQRANGEQNKEWERDISLDYVFQEGALKGLGLGWRNGMLRGDAATDANQNRLIVSYTLPLL; encoded by the coding sequence ATGAGAAAGACCTCCCTGGCACTGGCCGTAGCTGCCAGCACCCTGGGCCTGAGCCAAGTGGCCTTCGCTGACTTCGTCGGTGACAGCAAAGCCAGCCTCACCCTGCGCAACTTCTATTTCGATCATGACGTGAAGAACACCGCTAATAACGATGCTGCCGCTCGTGAATGGGGCCAGGGCTTCATTCTCAACTATCAATCCGGTTTCACTGAAGGCACCGTGGGCTTCGGTGTGGATGCCGTCGGCATGCTGGGTGTGCGTCTGGATGGTGGCGGCCGTGTTGGCAAGGCCGACCGTGACCGCAACCCGGGTGCTCTGTTCCCGCTGGAAAGTGATGGCAGCGCTGTTGAGGATTTCAGCAAGGGCGGTCTGACCGGTAAGGTTCGTTTCTCCAAGACCGAGGCTCGCATCGGTACCTTGATGCCGAAACTGCCGATCCTGACTTCCAACGACGGTCGTCTGCTGCCGCAGATGTTTGAAGGTGGCATGATCACCTCCAACGAAATCGAAAACCTGACTCTGACTGCTGGCCAGATCGAGCATGCCGTTGGTCGTGCCTCGAGCAATAGCACCAGCCTGTCGATCGATGGTCGTAGTGTTGGCCAGGCTGACTCCAACAAGTTCTACTTCGGTGGTGGTGACTGGAAGATCAACCAGGATCTGACCGCACAGTACTACTACGCCAACCTGGAAGACTTTTATAAGCAGCACTTCGCCGGCCTGGGCCATAACCTGGCTCTGGGCGAAGGCAGCCTGAAGACCGATCTGCGCTACTTCCGCAGCACTTCCGACGGCAAGAACGGCAGCGCTGCTGGCCGCGCCGCCGGCTACACCGCTAACACCACCTTTGGCGATGGCACTGGCGAAGTCGACAATAACACTTGGAGTGCCGCGTTCACTTACAGCCTCCGTGGCCATGCCCTGATGCTGGGTTATCAGCGTGTTTCTGAAGACAGCAACTTCGTTCAGCTGAACCAGGGGGGGGTCGAAGGCTCTGCGGGTGCAAGCGTCTATCTGCTGACCGACCGCCTGATTCACAACTTCACCCGTGCTGGTGAGCGCACCACTTTCGGTCAGTACAGCTATGACTTTGCCAGCCTCGGCGTACCGGGCCTAAAAGCGTCGGTAGCCTACCTGAAGGGCACCAACATTCAGCGCGCGAACGGTGAGCAGAATAAAGAGTGGGAGCGTGATATCTCGCTGGACTACGTTTTCCAAGAGGGCGCTCTGAAAGGTCTGGGTCTTGGTTGGCGTAACGGCATGCTGCGTGGCGACGCTGCAACCGACGCTAATCAGAACCGCCTGATCGTCAGCTACACCCTGCCGCTGCTGTAA
- a CDS encoding DUF2388 domain-containing protein has translation MRVTSRAALAFSACLIAQTAAADGMLRDILSSGATTASTYLTFKDRKLVAAIEEDASSFVASNGEIRGPHLEAAMQQLRSANPQLQSAEDMALASAILAASANASENVARAE, from the coding sequence ATGCGTGTAACGAGCCGTGCCGCACTGGCGTTCAGTGCCTGCCTGATTGCCCAGACCGCAGCTGCCGATGGCATGCTGCGCGACATCCTGTCCTCAGGCGCCACCACCGCCTCGACCTATCTGACCTTCAAGGATCGCAAGCTGGTCGCCGCTATCGAAGAAGATGCCAGCAGCTTCGTCGCCAGCAACGGAGAAATCCGTGGGCCGCATCTTGAGGCTGCGATGCAGCAACTGCGCAGCGCCAACCCCCAACTGCAGAGCGCCGAGGATATGGCTCTTGCCAGCGCCATTCTCGCTGCATCGGCGAACGCAAGCGAGAACGTCGCGCGCGCAGAATGA
- a CDS encoding NfeD family protein, which produces MISYLQHLSFWDWLVLATLLLILEVFGAGGYLLWMGLVAVCVGALSYFFPNLPWVWQFLLFGALALISALLWWRYQHRVRQLRSD; this is translated from the coding sequence ATGATCAGCTATCTGCAACACCTGTCGTTCTGGGACTGGCTGGTACTGGCCACCCTGCTGTTGATTCTCGAAGTGTTCGGTGCCGGCGGTTATCTGCTGTGGATGGGGCTGGTGGCCGTCTGCGTCGGCGCGTTGTCCTATTTCTTCCCCAATCTGCCGTGGGTCTGGCAGTTTCTGTTATTCGGTGCGCTGGCGCTGATCTCGGCCTTGCTCTGGTGGCGGTACCAACATCGCGTGCGCCAGTTGCGCAGCGACTAG
- a CDS encoding murein L,D-transpeptidase catalytic domain family protein — protein MFKRLTATVLLAILSGDAMADGLLEGLHRAAPQLQRQALQEALQALRCAERGWSGVARRLAIIDYSRSSLERRLWVFDLTHRRVLQREFVAHGRQSGELFAERFSNLPGSHQSSLGLFRGAERYIGRHGQSLRLDGLEPGVNDEARGRALVVHGADYVSPQWAQRYERMGRSLGCPAVQQEVIRLLVDQLEEGQYLFAWHPQMKEGRYRDCAVVSAVRSAE, from the coding sequence ATGTTCAAGCGCCTGACTGCTACGGTTTTGCTTGCCATTCTGTCGGGCGATGCCATGGCCGATGGGCTGCTTGAGGGGTTGCATCGCGCGGCACCGCAGCTGCAGAGGCAGGCACTGCAAGAGGCTCTGCAGGCGCTGCGCTGTGCCGAGCGTGGCTGGAGTGGTGTGGCCAGGCGTCTGGCTATCATCGATTATTCGCGCTCGTCGCTGGAGCGGCGCCTGTGGGTCTTCGACCTGACGCACAGGCGAGTGCTGCAACGCGAGTTCGTGGCCCATGGCCGGCAGTCCGGCGAACTGTTTGCCGAGCGTTTCTCCAATCTGCCCGGCAGCCATCAGTCCAGTCTCGGTCTGTTCCGGGGTGCCGAACGCTACATCGGCCGGCATGGCCAATCATTGCGCCTCGATGGTCTGGAGCCTGGTGTCAATGATGAGGCGCGGGGCAGGGCGCTGGTGGTCCATGGGGCTGATTACGTGTCGCCGCAATGGGCGCAACGATACGAACGCATGGGGCGTAGTCTGGGCTGTCCGGCCGTGCAGCAGGAGGTGATCCGGCTGCTGGTGGATCAGCTCGAGGAGGGGCAGTACCTGTTCGCCTGGCATCCGCAGATGAAAGAGGGGCGCTATCGCGACTGTGCGGTGGTCAGCGCTGTTCGCTCTGCGGAGTGA
- a CDS encoding GspE/PulE family protein, which yields MSAFTATAPDRVLDLGDLLRELVAQGRVGQDVAEQCLAIRRSSLNNTQHPLEFLAAQQVDDLSRPGKKLDLETLTQWLANFAGQPYLRIDPLKIDVPAITPLMSYAFAQRHKILAVAVDSESVTIASSQPLVHSWEANLVHVLKRPIKRVVANPSDIQRFTTEFYRLARSVSGANATDQKASGVGNFEQLLSLGAQDQEPDANDAHIVNIVDWLFQYAFQQRASDIHIEPRREQGTVRFRIDGVLHNVYQFPAQVTMAVVSRLKNLGRMNIAEKRKPQDGRVKTKTPDGGEVELRLSTLPTAFGEKMVMRIFDPEVLLKSPDQLGFSPDDLRRWESMTCQPNGIILVTGPTGSGKTTTLYTTLKQLATPEVNVCTIEDPIEMIEGAFNQMQVQHNIDLNFASGVRALMRQDPDIIMIGEIRDLETAEMAIQAALTGHLVLSTLHTNDAPSAITRLLELGVPHYLLKATILGVMAQRLVRTLCPHCKAPVQLDEDTWNGLTRPWSSPLPTQAHHAVGCLECRETGYRGRAGVYEIMLINDAIKPLINADTDLTALRRAAFKDGMRSLRLSGAQKVAAGLTTIEEVLRVTPQSEQR from the coding sequence ATGTCCGCCTTCACCGCTACCGCCCCTGACCGTGTACTGGATCTTGGCGACCTGCTGCGCGAGCTGGTAGCCCAGGGCCGGGTCGGGCAGGACGTGGCCGAGCAGTGCCTGGCGATCCGCCGCAGTTCGCTGAACAACACCCAGCACCCGCTGGAGTTTCTTGCCGCGCAGCAGGTAGATGACCTGTCGCGGCCGGGCAAGAAGCTCGATCTGGAAACCCTTACCCAGTGGCTGGCCAATTTCGCCGGTCAGCCTTACCTGCGCATCGACCCGCTGAAGATCGACGTACCGGCCATTACGCCGCTGATGTCCTACGCCTTCGCCCAGCGCCACAAGATTCTCGCCGTGGCGGTGGACAGCGAGAGTGTCACCATCGCCAGCAGCCAGCCGCTGGTACACAGCTGGGAAGCCAACCTGGTCCATGTACTCAAGCGTCCGATCAAGCGCGTGGTGGCCAACCCCAGCGATATCCAGCGCTTCACCACCGAGTTCTATCGCCTGGCACGTTCGGTCAGCGGTGCCAACGCCACGGATCAGAAGGCCAGCGGCGTCGGCAACTTCGAGCAATTGCTCAGCCTCGGCGCCCAGGATCAGGAGCCGGACGCCAACGACGCACACATCGTCAACATCGTCGACTGGCTGTTTCAGTACGCCTTCCAGCAGCGCGCCAGCGATATCCATATCGAGCCGCGCCGCGAGCAGGGCACCGTACGCTTTCGCATCGACGGCGTGCTGCACAACGTCTACCAGTTCCCGGCGCAGGTCACCATGGCGGTGGTCAGCCGCCTGAAGAACCTCGGGCGGATGAACATCGCCGAGAAGCGCAAGCCGCAGGACGGCCGGGTCAAGACCAAGACCCCGGACGGCGGCGAGGTGGAATTGCGCCTGTCCACGCTACCGACCGCCTTCGGCGAGAAGATGGTGATGCGTATCTTCGACCCGGAGGTGCTGCTCAAGAGTCCGGATCAGCTCGGGTTTTCCCCCGATGATCTGCGCCGCTGGGAGAGCATGACCTGCCAGCCCAACGGCATCATCCTGGTTACCGGCCCCACCGGCTCGGGCAAGACCACCACGCTGTACACCACGCTCAAGCAACTGGCCACGCCTGAGGTGAACGTCTGCACCATCGAAGACCCCATCGAGATGATCGAGGGCGCCTTCAACCAGATGCAGGTGCAGCACAACATCGACCTGAACTTCGCCAGTGGCGTGCGTGCGCTGATGCGACAGGACCCGGACATCATCATGATCGGCGAGATCCGCGATCTGGAAACCGCCGAGATGGCCATCCAGGCGGCGCTCACCGGTCACCTGGTGCTTTCCACCCTGCACACCAACGACGCCCCCAGCGCCATCACCCGCCTGCTCGAACTGGGCGTACCGCATTACCTGCTCAAAGCCACCATCCTCGGCGTCATGGCGCAGCGTCTGGTGCGTACCCTGTGCCCGCACTGCAAGGCGCCGGTTCAACTGGACGAAGACACCTGGAACGGCCTGACCCGCCCCTGGAGCTCTCCCCTGCCGACTCAGGCACACCATGCCGTCGGCTGCCTGGAATGCCGCGAAACCGGCTACCGCGGCCGTGCCGGAGTTTACGAGATCATGCTGATCAACGACGCGATCAAGCCGCTGATCAATGCCGATACCGATCTCACGGCCCTGCGCCGCGCTGCCTTCAAGGACGGCATGCGTAGCCTGCGCCTGTCCGGTGCGCAGAAAGTCGCGGCCGGGCTGACTACCATCGAGGAAGTGCTGCGCGTCACTCCGCAGAGCGAACAGCGCTGA
- a CDS encoding Lrp/AsnC family transcriptional regulator yields the protein MPVALDAYDQRILALLQDDAGLSTAEIAERVGLSQSPCWRRIQRLKEEGVIRKQVTLLDRKRIGLHTQVFAQVKLNAHGRSNLTEFAEAMREFPEVLECHVLMGAVDFMLRIVTRDIEAYERFFFEKLSLVPGIQEVNSIVALSEIKSTTSLPLV from the coding sequence ATGCCCGTTGCACTGGATGCATACGATCAGCGCATTCTCGCCCTGCTGCAGGACGACGCCGGCCTCTCCACCGCCGAGATCGCCGAGCGCGTCGGGCTCTCGCAATCGCCCTGCTGGCGTCGTATTCAGCGGCTCAAGGAGGAGGGGGTGATTCGCAAGCAGGTCACTCTGCTCGATCGCAAGCGCATCGGTCTGCACACCCAGGTATTCGCCCAGGTCAAGCTCAATGCCCACGGTCGCTCCAACCTGACCGAGTTCGCCGAAGCCATGCGCGAGTTCCCCGAGGTGCTGGAGTGCCATGTGCTGATGGGAGCGGTGGACTTCATGCTGCGCATCGTCACCCGTGATATCGAGGCCTATGAGCGTTTCTTCTTCGAGAAGCTGTCGCTGGTTCCGGGCATCCAGGAGGTGAACTCCATCGTCGCCCTGTCGGAGATCAAGTCCACCACCAGTTTGCCGCTTGTCTAG